Proteins from one Deltaproteobacteria bacterium genomic window:
- a CDS encoding aldo/keto reductase — MEYRQLGRSGVKVSSLCLGAMTFGEADDQSFMHQVSASEGVSFEIMDRAREAGINFIDVADVYGQDGLAEKVVGKWLADRSARDETVLATKFRFRMGEGPNGTGASRRYIKRAIEGSLRRLGTDHVDLYQIHMQDIETPEEETLRALDDLVREGKVLYLGCSNYAAYRLVESLDLAGTHGWSPYVTLQAQYSLVHRGLEREHVPLCRHHGLGILPWSPLASGFLSGKYRKGEVAPAGSRLEKWAKRYESFDDERNWKIIDALREVAGETEHSPAQVALAWLLHQDTVSSVIVGARTVEQLEDNLGAVDLELSDEQLGRLEEASDFELGYPYEMLKRVQGSW; from the coding sequence ATGGAATACCGGCAGCTGGGACGCAGCGGGGTGAAGGTCTCGAGCCTCTGCCTGGGCGCGATGACCTTCGGCGAGGCGGACGACCAGAGCTTCATGCATCAGGTCAGCGCGAGCGAGGGGGTCTCCTTCGAGATCATGGACCGCGCCCGCGAGGCCGGGATCAACTTCATCGACGTGGCCGACGTCTACGGGCAGGACGGCCTGGCCGAGAAGGTCGTCGGCAAGTGGCTGGCCGACCGCAGCGCCCGGGACGAGACGGTGCTCGCCACCAAGTTCCGCTTCCGGATGGGCGAGGGCCCCAACGGCACCGGCGCCTCCCGCCGCTACATCAAGCGGGCGATCGAGGGTAGCCTCCGCCGCCTGGGCACCGACCACGTCGACCTCTACCAGATCCACATGCAGGACATCGAGACCCCGGAGGAGGAGACCCTCCGGGCGCTCGACGACCTGGTGCGCGAGGGCAAGGTCCTCTACCTGGGCTGCTCGAACTACGCCGCCTACCGCCTGGTGGAGAGCCTGGATCTGGCCGGCACCCACGGCTGGTCGCCCTACGTGACCCTCCAGGCCCAGTACAGCCTGGTCCACCGGGGCCTCGAGCGGGAGCACGTGCCCCTCTGCCGGCACCACGGCCTGGGGATCCTCCCCTGGTCGCCGCTGGCCAGCGGCTTCCTCTCGGGCAAGTACCGCAAGGGCGAGGTGGCGCCGGCGGGCAGCCGGCTGGAGAAGTGGGCCAAGCGCTACGAGAGCTTCGACGACGAGCGCAACTGGAAGATCATCGACGCCCTGCGCGAGGTGGCAGGAGAGACCGAGCACTCGCCGGCCCAGGTGGCGCTGGCCTGGCTCCTCCACCAGGACACGGTCAGCTCGGTGATCGTCGGCGCGCGGACCGTCGAGCAGCTCGAGGACAACCTCGGCGCCGTCGACCTCGAGCTCTCGGACGAGCAGCTCGGGCGTCTCGAGGAGGCCAGCGACTTCGAGCTGGGCTACCCCTACGAGATGCTGAAGCGCGTCCAGGGAAGCTGGTAG
- a CDS encoding glycoside hydrolase family 31 protein, with protein MPITLLRAALPALLLLSLVGCREKVSSRTVTSGELSVELPEEGGLRVMRGDTLLLGSPASADPTLDERNRRGAAFAPFALAETSFLEVEEFYGFHDFDEDVEPFVSLVPTDLLVDGARMLFSFEGGGDGAITIHDDGAIQIHWTVPETRGDRLAMSFDCVPDERYFGLGAQVSAEHRGWRVPIWTTEQGVGKDDRGEPQTLFGVIGRYYDSYAPVPFALSSRPLGIWLEGTDRNFFDLCDDADRLRIESHSPGRDFDLWIAAGETMAESHAVFTARTGRPEPVARWTFAPWADTFGGPTGIADALALLRDRDIPTSAIWAEDWVGTLDALGGEHLAYDWEEDPARYPDLAGTADAVHAAGMRLLVYLNPYVPRDASTRTPLFEAGALARDAQGGVIELAFPFGEPPAYYDMTRAGAREIFHGYLQRAVAKGVDGWMADYGEEFPFEAVAGDGRPGSEAHNAYPSMWARESTDYWRAERPDDDWAIFTRSGHTGVAADTHIHWLGDQLTSFDRNDGFGSVLPLYLSAGLSGIALTHSDVGGYTSVPGKERTFEVWARWLAFEAFTPFLRTHHTSSPAAAVQWWTDDTTLALYGRYARWHQRLMPYFAGVVGEAVAGGVPAVRPVWWGNEGEETLLDIEDQVLCGGDLLLAPIVTEGATERSVSLPPGRWRRWSDFASPLGAAERGTVQATTAIEDASVWVRTGAVIPLLPEDYESLIVPRGEHAQPTADVTLAPASLDHLLLMVVGGGSGQQTLGGYGLPEVSFDWQGEAITSGPFTRVLNGAGDLPACGSPAELDCIEGDLARLGPTSLAGTIDIRAASGNGLLTVSGSGLARLDLQLR; from the coding sequence ATGCCCATCACCCTGCTCCGCGCCGCGCTCCCCGCCCTGCTCCTGCTCTCGCTCGTGGGCTGTCGAGAGAAGGTCAGCTCCCGCACCGTCACCTCGGGTGAGCTCTCGGTGGAGCTCCCGGAGGAGGGCGGCCTGCGCGTGATGCGCGGCGACACGTTGCTGCTCGGCTCCCCCGCGAGCGCCGACCCCACCCTCGACGAGCGCAACCGCCGGGGCGCCGCCTTCGCCCCCTTCGCCCTGGCCGAGACCAGCTTCCTGGAGGTCGAGGAGTTCTACGGCTTCCACGACTTCGACGAGGACGTGGAGCCCTTCGTCTCCCTCGTGCCCACCGACCTCCTCGTCGACGGCGCCCGGATGCTCTTCTCCTTCGAGGGGGGCGGCGACGGCGCGATCACGATCCACGACGACGGGGCGATCCAGATCCACTGGACCGTGCCCGAGACGCGCGGCGACCGCCTGGCGATGAGCTTCGACTGCGTCCCCGACGAGCGCTACTTCGGCCTGGGCGCCCAGGTCAGCGCCGAGCACCGGGGCTGGCGGGTGCCGATCTGGACCACCGAGCAGGGCGTGGGCAAGGACGATCGCGGTGAGCCCCAGACCCTCTTCGGCGTCATCGGCCGCTACTACGACAGCTACGCGCCGGTGCCCTTCGCCCTCTCCTCCCGGCCTCTGGGGATCTGGCTGGAGGGGACCGACCGCAACTTCTTCGACCTCTGCGACGACGCCGACCGGCTCCGGATCGAGAGCCACAGCCCGGGCCGCGACTTCGACCTGTGGATCGCCGCCGGCGAGACCATGGCCGAGAGCCACGCGGTCTTCACCGCCCGCACCGGCCGCCCCGAGCCGGTGGCCCGATGGACCTTCGCCCCCTGGGCCGACACCTTCGGCGGCCCCACCGGCATCGCCGACGCGCTCGCCCTCCTGCGCGATCGCGACATCCCCACCTCGGCGATCTGGGCGGAGGACTGGGTGGGCACCCTCGACGCGCTGGGCGGTGAGCACCTCGCCTACGACTGGGAGGAGGATCCCGCCCGCTACCCCGACCTGGCCGGCACCGCCGACGCGGTCCACGCCGCGGGGATGCGCCTGCTGGTCTACCTGAACCCCTACGTCCCGCGGGACGCGAGCACCCGGACCCCGCTCTTCGAGGCGGGCGCCCTGGCCCGGGACGCGCAGGGCGGCGTCATCGAGCTGGCCTTCCCCTTCGGCGAGCCCCCCGCCTACTACGACATGACCCGCGCCGGCGCCCGGGAGATCTTCCACGGCTACCTCCAGCGCGCGGTGGCCAAGGGCGTGGACGGCTGGATGGCCGACTACGGCGAGGAGTTCCCCTTCGAGGCCGTCGCCGGCGACGGCCGGCCCGGCTCGGAGGCCCACAACGCCTACCCCTCGATGTGGGCCCGGGAGAGCACCGACTACTGGCGGGCCGAGCGCCCGGACGACGACTGGGCGATCTTCACCCGCTCCGGCCACACCGGCGTCGCCGCCGACACCCACATCCACTGGCTGGGCGACCAGCTCACCTCCTTCGATCGCAACGACGGCTTCGGCTCGGTCCTGCCCCTCTACCTCTCGGCCGGCCTCTCGGGCATCGCCCTGACCCACTCGGACGTCGGCGGCTACACCAGCGTGCCGGGCAAGGAGCGCACCTTCGAGGTCTGGGCGCGGTGGCTGGCCTTCGAGGCCTTCACCCCCTTCCTGCGCACCCACCACACCTCCTCCCCGGCCGCGGCCGTCCAGTGGTGGACCGACGACACCACCCTCGCCCTCTACGGGAGGTACGCCCGCTGGCACCAGCGGCTGATGCCCTACTTCGCCGGCGTGGTCGGCGAGGCCGTCGCGGGCGGCGTGCCCGCCGTGCGGCCGGTCTGGTGGGGGAACGAGGGCGAGGAGACCCTCCTCGACATCGAGGATCAGGTCCTCTGCGGTGGCGACCTCCTCCTCGCCCCGATCGTCACCGAGGGCGCCACCGAGCGCAGCGTCTCCCTCCCGCCGGGCCGCTGGCGGCGCTGGAGCGACTTCGCCTCTCCCCTGGGCGCCGCCGAGCGCGGCACCGTGCAGGCCACCACCGCCATCGAGGACGCCTCGGTCTGGGTGCGGACCGGCGCGGTGATCCCGCTGCTCCCCGAGGACTACGAGAGCCTGATCGTCCCGCGCGGCGAGCACGCGCAGCCCACCGCCGACGTCACCCTGGCGCCGGCGAGCCTGGACCACCTCCTGCTGATGGTGGTCGGCGGAGGCAGCGGCCAGCAGACCCTCGGCGGCTATGGCCTGCCCGAGGTGAGCTTCGACTGGCAGGGTGAGGCGATCACCTCGGGCCCCTTCACCCGGGTGCTCAACGGCGCCGGCGACCTGCCGGCCTGCGGCAGCCCGGCCGAGCTCGACTGCATCGAGGGCGACCTCGCCCGCCTCGGCCCGACCTCCCTCGCCGGGACCATCGACATCCGGGCCGCGAGCGGCAATGGCCTGCTCACCGTCAGCGGCAGCGGCCTCGCCCGCCTCGACCTCCAGCTGCGCTAA
- a CDS encoding aminoglycoside phosphotransferase family protein has product MSDANDHHGNGTPPAEVEIDEALVRSLLEEEQPELAGLPLTHVESGWDNATWRLGEELAVRVPRRAIGDLLLRREQAWLPVLAPGLPLPVPAPLHPGEPTERYPWAWSVVPWLPGEAVDRSPLRADQAEVLGGFLRALHRPAPEGAPTSEVRGVPLSARVEGVRERMERLARTTDAITPRIRSAWEEAQEAPLDRSPTWLHGDLHARNVLAREGAITGVIDWGDLCAGDPACDLDALWMLLPDAAARRAAREAYGEVSEATWARARGWAILIGVVLLDTGLQDTPRHARMGAEVLRRAG; this is encoded by the coding sequence ATGAGCGACGCGAACGACCATCACGGGAACGGCACGCCGCCGGCGGAGGTGGAGATCGACGAGGCGCTCGTGCGCTCGCTGCTGGAGGAAGAGCAGCCGGAGCTCGCCGGCCTCCCGCTCACCCACGTCGAGAGCGGCTGGGACAACGCCACCTGGCGGCTGGGGGAGGAGCTGGCGGTGAGGGTGCCGCGGCGGGCCATCGGCGACCTGCTCCTCCGGCGGGAGCAGGCGTGGCTCCCGGTGCTGGCCCCCGGGCTCCCCCTGCCGGTGCCCGCGCCGCTGCACCCCGGCGAGCCCACCGAGCGCTACCCCTGGGCCTGGAGCGTCGTGCCCTGGCTGCCGGGGGAGGCGGTGGACCGCAGCCCGCTCCGCGCCGATCAGGCCGAGGTCCTCGGCGGCTTCCTGCGGGCCCTCCACCGGCCGGCCCCCGAGGGGGCCCCGACGAGCGAGGTGCGCGGCGTCCCGCTCTCGGCGCGGGTCGAGGGCGTGCGGGAGCGGATGGAGCGGCTGGCGCGCACGACCGACGCGATCACGCCGCGGATCCGCTCCGCCTGGGAGGAGGCGCAGGAGGCGCCGCTCGACCGCTCGCCCACCTGGCTCCACGGTGACCTCCACGCCCGCAACGTGCTCGCGCGGGAGGGCGCGATCACCGGCGTCATCGACTGGGGCGACCTCTGCGCGGGCGACCCGGCCTGCGACCTCGACGCCCTCTGGATGCTGCTGCCCGACGCGGCCGCGCGCCGCGCCGCGCGGGAGGCTTACGGCGAGGTCTCGGAGGCGACCTGGGCCCGCGCCCGCGGCTGGGCCATCCTCATCGGCGTCGTCCTGCTCGACACCGGCCTGCAGGACACCCCCCGCCACGCCCGGATGGGCGCCGAGGTCCTGCGGCGTGCTGGCTAG
- a CDS encoding endonuclease, with the protein MGGGGEDGGSDGGLTDGGSPYAAHPPIFFSAFGLSYLGPVADQGDTWVEVTVADPEGLAALEAAGGWSYKAANHRYVNHELSSTEFELPLEVGDVIRIHGATYPGGTDVQKTDNNPEVWDVTSVEPFGPSFKHGVLWLEAHDGTILDAVLYVTNMNQTDWLELDALAAAEAVVAQGQWPGSAEADALRIADVDRDWPRLRNPYAEGRDAGSWQIVGETLETYYERAMGLTGDALKAALNTIIRDHVIVPYSEASSVFHATDVDPADSSAVIQFYTGRSTTADFNKEHVWAKSHGGFGYDGWAGYSDLHALRPTRPDVNSVRWHLDFAAGGDLYSDTECRIVPDYSFEPPDFVKGDVARVLFYMAVRYEGDPDDHPMPDLELEEVIPSLLNAQGVPDNNQHMSTPRHGKLSEMLQWHLLDPPDAREVQRNEIIFRDYQRNRNPFVDHPEWVHEIWGGPLWTP; encoded by the coding sequence ATGGGGGGGGGCGGCGAGGACGGCGGCAGCGACGGTGGCCTCACCGACGGCGGCTCACCCTACGCGGCCCACCCGCCGATCTTCTTCTCGGCCTTCGGCCTCTCCTACCTGGGGCCCGTCGCCGATCAGGGCGACACCTGGGTGGAGGTCACGGTGGCGGACCCCGAGGGGCTCGCGGCCCTCGAGGCGGCCGGGGGCTGGAGCTACAAGGCGGCGAACCACCGCTACGTGAACCACGAGCTCTCCTCCACCGAGTTCGAGCTCCCCCTCGAGGTCGGAGACGTGATCCGGATCCACGGCGCGACCTACCCGGGGGGCACCGACGTCCAGAAGACCGACAACAACCCGGAGGTCTGGGACGTGACCTCGGTCGAGCCCTTCGGGCCGAGCTTCAAGCACGGCGTGCTCTGGCTCGAGGCCCACGACGGCACGATCCTCGACGCGGTCCTCTACGTCACCAACATGAACCAGACCGACTGGCTGGAGCTCGACGCCCTGGCCGCGGCCGAGGCGGTGGTGGCCCAGGGGCAGTGGCCGGGGAGCGCCGAGGCCGACGCCCTGCGCATCGCGGACGTCGATCGCGACTGGCCCCGCCTGCGCAACCCCTACGCCGAAGGGCGCGATGCCGGCAGCTGGCAGATCGTCGGCGAGACCCTCGAGACCTACTACGAGCGGGCGATGGGCCTGACGGGCGACGCCCTCAAGGCCGCGCTCAACACGATCATCCGGGATCACGTGATCGTGCCCTACTCGGAGGCCTCCTCGGTCTTCCACGCGACGGACGTGGACCCCGCCGACTCGAGCGCGGTGATCCAGTTCTACACGGGCCGCTCGACCACCGCGGACTTCAACAAGGAGCACGTCTGGGCCAAGAGCCACGGCGGCTTCGGCTACGACGGCTGGGCCGGCTACAGCGACCTGCACGCCCTGCGGCCCACCCGCCCCGACGTGAACAGCGTGCGCTGGCACCTCGACTTCGCCGCCGGCGGCGACCTCTACTCGGACACCGAGTGCCGGATCGTCCCCGACTACTCCTTCGAGCCCCCCGACTTCGTGAAGGGCGACGTCGCCCGCGTCCTCTTCTACATGGCCGTGCGCTACGAGGGAGATCCCGACGATCACCCCATGCCGGACCTCGAGCTGGAGGAGGTCATCCCCTCGCTCCTCAACGCCCAGGGGGTGCCGGACAACAACCAGCACATGAGCACGCCGCGGCACGGCAAGCTCTCCGAGATGCTGCAGTGGCACCTCCTCGATCCCCCCGACGCCCGGGAGGTCCAGCGCAACGAGATCATCTTCCGGGACTATCAGCGTAACCGGAACCCCTTCGTGGATCACCCGGAGTGGGTCCACGAGATCTGGGGAGGCCCGCTCTGGACGCCCTGA
- a CDS encoding YbaK/EbsC family protein, producing the protein MAIVRKLRTYLDRYGIHYIILSHHERFTAPEIAQALHVPGHMMMKVVLVKADDRDILVALDANNHIDLSALREAVGAKMVSLATEEEICERFPDCEVGAMPPFGNLYGMPVVVDEKLTHDEEIVFEAGNHHEAILLAYADFDRLVHPQVASFGVR; encoded by the coding sequence ATGGCCATCGTCAGGAAGCTCCGGACCTACCTGGATCGGTACGGGATCCACTACATCATCCTCTCGCACCACGAGCGCTTCACCGCGCCCGAGATCGCCCAGGCGCTGCACGTGCCCGGGCACATGATGATGAAGGTGGTGCTGGTGAAGGCCGACGACCGGGACATCCTCGTCGCGCTCGACGCGAACAACCACATCGATCTCTCGGCGCTGCGCGAGGCCGTCGGGGCGAAGATGGTCTCCCTGGCCACCGAGGAGGAGATCTGCGAGCGCTTCCCCGACTGCGAGGTCGGCGCCATGCCTCCCTTCGGCAACCTCTACGGGATGCCGGTGGTGGTGGACGAGAAGCTCACCCACGACGAGGAGATCGTCTTCGAGGCGGGCAACCACCACGAGGCCATCCTCCTCGCCTACGCCGACTTCGATCGGCTGGTGCATCCGCAGGTCGCGTCCTTCGGCGTTCGCTGA